AAGTATTTCCTATGAAACAGACAGGTGTACAGGGCTCACGAGGAACAAAAGTTGCCGATTCATTCGAATTTGTCAACCAGAGACTGCAAGTGTAGAAAGGACATTGTTCAAACGAGTGTACCCGGTCTACGTCACAGCAGACTGAAAGGCCAACAGAGTATATCCGGTCTACTGCATCAAAGAAACCTCTGAATTGTTTTTCTTTCCTGGACATTGTAAAGAAACAACGAGTGTGCTCGACTGCAAATCTTAACTATTATACATGAAAATATGTCGATGTATTGACCAAAGATAAATAAAATAGGCCTGTTGATATCACATATGTTAAAACTGGAATATATTTTTTCTAACACATCATACTGGAATATGCAGAGAAAACTTCAATATATATTTGCTAAACACAAATTGGAATAAGGAGAGATCTTGAATGGAATGTACACatcaaaaaaatatacattttccTAAAACGGATGGTGGACAAAAATGCAACTCAACAATAAAACTCTTCCTCAAGAGAATGTCTATAAATAGATGCTGTACCAGAATACTATATTGTGCTACCTTGTTTCAAGTCTATCTACCACAAATTATTAGCTCAACTGCAGGCAGGTCAACTTCTTGAAACAAGGTTTTACAAAGATTATACTGGAGGCTCTTTTTTTATATCACCACTTAAGCAGGCACATATATATGTGGAATGTACCATGTTAATATCATAAGTTGATAGACTTCCTATCAGATTTTAAATGAGGGGGGTTGATAACTTTTCAACAAAGTTGCGtctttttttccaaaatattctGCAATATCTTTTAAATCAAAACAGAAATAACTTTGGGAATATCCAAAGTCAAACTAAACTACACATAACAGAAGGAGTTCtaacaaaaaaacaaatggcTATTTGAACAAGAGATTATCGTGGTCTTTTGTTCAATTTAAATGCTACAAGGAGTAAAGATTCTAAATGACTTCATTCTGCATGTCCCATCAAATACAACCGATCCTTATTGAGATTCAAATGAAACGCAAATGGCAAGGACTTTCAGTGGGAATGTTGTCGAGAACGTCTATAGTTTTGATTAAATTCAAGTTGAAAATATTCCTGGTGCAGTAGTCTTGACCTCTGCAAATGAGAAATACTAGATACGGTATGCAGCAAACTTCATGCAAAATCCTGATAATGCTTTATCTACATGATGAAAGCCCATGAAATCCTCTGCATGTGGTAGGACCATGGCCAACAGCATCGTCAGATTCTTTCAGAGAGATGTAATTGGCACACCCTCCTGCAataagaaaacatttttcattaGGTACAGTCAACGAAAGCACAATCACTCACTCATTTTAAGGATGGTACTTGACAgccctgagggtgtccttaatggagaggttttTCTGTGCATTAGAAACAATGAGACCTACCCCTTTCATACTCGGCATGGTGGCTAATCTTCTGACCATCTCCAGCTCCTCTGGACTAAGTGAGGCGTTGAATCCACGCTCGTCCTCTATACCAAGATTGCCAACGTCAGATCCtcctgaaaaataaaaaggCACATACTGCATTTTTATAATGATGTAGAAACGACTTAAATCTGTCAGATGCAATTGCGCACCGAATGAAAAAAGACTGGTACAACTTGGTAATAACGGAACACTATTTAAGCATTTTAGTGAAGAAGAAATGACATAAATCTGTCAGATGAAATTACGCAGAGAAGGAAAAACGACTGGTACAACTTGGTAATAACGGAACGCTATTTAAGCATTTTAGTGAAGAAGAAATGACATAAATCTGTCAGATGAAATTACGCAGAGAAGGAAAAACGACTGGTACAACTTGGTAATAACGGAACGCTATTTAAGCATTTTAGTGAAGAAGAAATGACATAAATCTGTCAGATGAAACTACGCACAGAAGGAAAAACGACTGGTACAACTTGGTAATAACGGAACACTATTTAAGCATTTTAGTGAAGAAGAAATGACATAAATCTGTCAGATGAAATTACGCAGAGAAGGAAAAACAACTGGTACAACTTGGTAATAACGGAACGCTATTTAAGCATTTTAGTGAAGAAGAAATGACATAAATCTGTCAGATGAAATTATGCACAGAAGGAAAAACGACTGGTACAACTTGGTAATAACGGAACGCTATTTAAGCATTTTAGTGAAGAAGAAATGACATAAATCTGTCAGATGAAATTATGCACAGAAGGAAAAACGACTGGTACAATTTGGTAATAACGGAACACTGTTTCTTCAAAAACTGTGTGCCTCTCTTTGCTACACGATCAGCACTGAATATGACTTAATATCAAGTTGATGGCTGTACTATTTAATCATTTCTCAAGACTGGTACATAACACAGTAGTGGTACGCCCAAAATGTAGCGATGTCACTTTAAAGGATAATGTATAACTCACTGATGCTTCTTGGTGTGCCCACACTCCTCGGTGTGCCAGTTTCCCTATCACCAACAACATCTTCGGGTTCGTTCTCATAGGAATGGTTGACAAATGCAAAATCTTGATTATTGTGGCCTGGAACATagaaaaatcaagatcactcaTGAGTGTACGTACGTAAGGCACTGCAAACCAGTTAACTGAGCAATAACTAGAACatcattagacatgttagatctACAAACTAACTTTTCATGATGTAATAATACAGTCCCATGAAACAAGAGACCCTGTTGAAAAGGCATGCTGTAAGTCTCTTAGTTCTTTCTTCTTCCACTGGAACACGGTCATCATACTGGCCATTATGCCCAGGGCCTTTCGACCAAGGAGggggagtccacgcaagctaaaatcatgattctacacttggtgggatctttcACTTGCCCTGGCACTGACATCAGATACCGAAGCCTCATTTcgaagtctcattcgaaggactgtgaagagctaGGAATTCTAGTTCCTTAAATCCACGCCAGTTCATCAAGAACacaaatcctgggttctccccgggatcgaacctgggccctattgcgtggtagccaagAGTGTTATAGGCTATGAGGTTCCTAATTGTATGAGGTAGAAGTCTAATTTGGAATAGATCCGATCAAATTTCACAACCCCAACTTTTTCGATCAAATATATAGCCTGGGTGCAGATTGTACCAGAGTCTCAAGCTGAAAATATTAGCACAATATTATTCTCACCATTGATTAGTCTTTTGTTATCACTTTCTATCACAATGCGGAGATCATTCACGTCTCTAACATCATCGACACTAGGATGGCGACTCACACTCCGTGACGTATTCGAAATCTGCTCTAAACTCGGCACGGAGCCGTTCATGGACTTCTCGGTGTCAGTTAAACTGTGCAGTGATCCATTAGGTGTGCGATTGTTAATCTCATTGGTTGGATTTCTCTTATGTAAATGTGAGGAGGACGGTATAGCACGTTGGATATTGGCAGAGTTATAACTGTTAGATGGAATGCAACCTAAAAACGAAGGATGGAATGGATGATTAGGTTGTAGAATGCAACTTCATTGCACTAGAATTATTACTAATTAACAACAAACAGTATTGTTAAAGACCTACGCCAttctttaaaaatttgaaattgtaattgaattggaAAGTTTCTGATTGCGTAAATATgactgaatacaaatttcaacattctcGTTGCTTaatagacagatatacaaatacaatatGTACCAATTTTCAGTAAATTTGCACGCATGATATCTGAAATGTGGCTTTGTGTATAACGGTGTTCCCCTTTGAGGTAATGCAGAGTGCTGATATAAACTTTTCTCAATGAAGCCTTGAAGTCGAAAGTGATGAACACGTAAGTACTGGTGGAAAATTAACACAGGCAAAGACTACTAAATGAATCACTCTTTAGATAAGCTCCATTGTATATAGGTATTCAGCAACTTAAACCTGTTTATTGTTAATACTTTGCATGTAAAATTCGGCACACCTCTTCCTGCTTTAGCAGAAATCCATCACTAAACAGCCAAAACACCGACAGCACACAAAATACGTCAATTCAAACCTATAACATCATACTTTTATCTCTCTCCAGCACGATATCTGGTGTACGGGGTTGTAGAATCTTCAACTGTTCCTTCAATCTTTGTATCTCGACCTGCTGGTGTTCCGACTTCTGTTGTAAGATATTTGCCCGTTCCTCCGCGCACATTCGCCCCCTCCTATACTCATAGATTGCCTGATCCATGGACTGTTTGTCTGTTACTGAAGCACCTTAAAACAGAACGATCGCATTAGGATTAGAGTTAGGGAACTGATACCTTactggaggtattgattgtctcaccaaacaccttGAGGGTAAAGCCAAAATGTGGGCCATTAACTGAGGCAGCAGCCGAGgttttgggtgaaatgacaGCATCATCTGAGcagaggtatcaatttctattctgaacACTCCAAACtaaacactgaaaatgaaatgaggtTTTGACCGTTTGAATATTTTTCACCAAACATAATTGGTTGTTTGCCAACCATTACCGCTGTGCCAGAATGAGGCACCGTGCTTCATACACTGTAAACAGTGCTAAATCACATCACAGCGTCTTAAAATAAAGTTTCTCATTGATATGACAAGTGCATTTTCTAATGCGGGATCACCCACTCAAATTGACAATCAATTAAAAATTTCCAATGAATATTCGTCTTAGTGCGCAACACAATTCTTAAgcagaaaattttcaaagaagAATACAATTCTTTGCCTTGCCCTGACTTTTGAAGATTCTCTTGAATTACAATGTAAGCAAATAGTTACCAAATATAATGTTTGTCACTCTCCATATCCGTA
This is a stretch of genomic DNA from Lineus longissimus chromosome 2, tnLinLong1.2, whole genome shotgun sequence. It encodes these proteins:
- the LOC135482697 gene encoding uncharacterized protein LOC135482697, giving the protein MMDSLPGKKEDRISRQSWSQKLDRYLYSVIAELVIFTMVLVDCFVVVVELILDLGTSLYNDSTHLRANLTAMTTTPIIQVNDPANTARPSDAAHVVNILILCLFVCEIVVKVVVRRWEFFRHRFEVFDLCVVAFTLLLAIVLFATPVHPVTRDAFGFIIILRIWRVTNIIFGASVTDKQSMDQAIYEYRRGRMCAEERANILQQKSEHQQVEIQRLKEQLKILQPRTPDIVLERDKSCIPSNSYNSANIQRAIPSSSHLHKRNPTNEINNRTPNGSLHSLTDTEKSMNGSVPSLEQISNTSRSVSRHPSVDDVRDVNDLRIVIESDNKRLINGHNNQDFAFVNHSYENEPEDVVGDRETGTPRSVGTPRSIRGSDVGNLGIEDERGFNASLSPEELEMVRRLATMPSMKGEGVPITSL